A single Vigna radiata var. radiata cultivar VC1973A chromosome 8, Vradiata_ver6, whole genome shotgun sequence DNA region contains:
- the LOC106771415 gene encoding trigger factor-like protein TIG, Chloroplastic isoform X3 yields the protein MTSLMLLKXEVCDIAVLDISATTIDQDESNVKNIPSSKGFNFDIEDGDKVLPGFLDSIIGIHRGESKSFPLVFPETWKQENLRGVHAQFNVECEELFYRDLPELDDSIADKLLLD from the exons ATGACCTCGTTGATGTTGTTAAAGNTGGAG GTTTGTGATATTGCTGTTCTTGACATCTCAGCAACAACCATTGATCAAGATGAatcaaatgttaaaaatattcctTCAAGTAAAG gctttaattttgatattgagGATGGAGACAAGGTATTACCAGGTTTCCTTGATTCAATAATTGGAATTCATCGAGGTGAATCAAAGTCTTTTCCTCTTGTATTTCCTGAAACTTGGAAGCAAGAAAATCTTCGAGGTGTTCATGCTCAGTTTAAT GTTGAATGCGAAGAACTTTTTTACAGAGATTTGCCAGAACTGGATGATTCTATTGCTGATAAGCTTCTCCTGGATTAA
- the LOC106771415 gene encoding trigger factor-like protein TIG, Chloroplastic isoform X1, which produces MCGSSISHSLVFDLRNIVLELWFFLSENYVQVCDIAVLDISATTIDQDESNVKNIPSSKGFNFDIEDGDKVLPGFLDSIIGIHRGESKSFPLVFPETWKQENLRGVHAQFNVECEELFYRDLPELDDSIADKLLLD; this is translated from the exons ATGTGTGGTAGCTCTATTTCTCATTCACTAGTATTTGATCTAAGAAATATAGTCCTTGAACTATGGTTTTTCCTTTCCGAAAATTATGTACAGGTTTGTGATATTGCTGTTCTTGACATCTCAGCAACAACCATTGATCAAGATGAatcaaatgttaaaaatattcctTCAAGTAAAG gctttaattttgatattgagGATGGAGACAAGGTATTACCAGGTTTCCTTGATTCAATAATTGGAATTCATCGAGGTGAATCAAAGTCTTTTCCTCTTGTATTTCCTGAAACTTGGAAGCAAGAAAATCTTCGAGGTGTTCATGCTCAGTTTAAT GTTGAATGCGAAGAACTTTTTTACAGAGATTTGCCAGAACTGGATGATTCTATTGCTGATAAGCTTCTCCTGGATTAA
- the LOC106771415 gene encoding trigger factor-like protein TIG, Chloroplastic isoform X2, translating into MCGSSISHSLVFDLRNIVLELWFFLSENYVQVCDIAVLDISATTIDQDESNVKNIPSSKGFNFDIEDGDKVLPGFLDSIIGIHRGESKSFPLVFPETWKQENLRGVHAQFNRFARTG; encoded by the exons ATGTGTGGTAGCTCTATTTCTCATTCACTAGTATTTGATCTAAGAAATATAGTCCTTGAACTATGGTTTTTCCTTTCCGAAAATTATGTACAGGTTTGTGATATTGCTGTTCTTGACATCTCAGCAACAACCATTGATCAAGATGAatcaaatgttaaaaatattcctTCAAGTAAAG gctttaattttgatattgagGATGGAGACAAGGTATTACCAGGTTTCCTTGATTCAATAATTGGAATTCATCGAGGTGAATCAAAGTCTTTTCCTCTTGTATTTCCTGAAACTTGGAAGCAAGAAAATCTTCGAGGTGTTCATGCTCAGTTTAAT AGATTTGCCAGAACTGGATGA